ACAACGAGATCACCGGGGTCGATTTTCCCAAGGACCCCAATCCCCCCCAGCCGGCCTCTGCACCGGCCCGCTGACACGGGCGGATTGCCGGCCAACCCGCCTGGACGGGCCGCCTAAGCTCGCGGCGCGTTCGCTGCGTCTCGATGCCGGTCCCCTCGCTGGAGTGGTTGGTGGAGGATGGTTCGCGCCTGGCGGAGTGCCGCCACGACCATCCCTTCGCCGTGCTCGGCCCCCAGCCGATCGAGTCCGGCCGCTGGCTGGTGCGGGTGTGGATGCCGGAAGCCGACGAGGTGCTGCTGCTGCGGGGTCAGCAGGTGCTGCCCACCACCACGCCCAACCATCCCTGGGTGTTCGAGGCGGAGCTGGACCACGACCCCGGCTGCGACTACCGGGTGCGGGTGCAGCGGGGCGGCATCACCCATGAGACCCACGATCCCTGGTCCTTCCGCGAGGAGTGGATGGGCGAACTCGATCGCCATCTGTTCGCCGAGGGCAACCACCACCACATCTGGCGCCGCATGGGCGCCCACCTGGTGGAACGCAACGGGGTGGCCGGGGTGATGTTCTGCCTGTGGGCGCCCAACGCCCGCAGCGTGGCGGTGCTCGGACCGTTCAACAGCTGGGATGGCCGTCACCATCCGATGCAGTCGCGGCTGGGCGGCATCTGGGAACTGTTCATCCCGGGGCTGGGGGCCGGCGAGATCTACAAGTACGAGATCCGCAACCAGGCGGGGCACTGTTACCAGAAGGCCGACCCCTACGGCTTCCGCCACGAGGTGCGCCCCGCCAACGCCTCGATCGTGCACCCCCTCGGGGGCTTCGCCTGGAGCGATGCCGCCTGGATGGAGGAGCGGGACAGCCGCAACCCGCTCGACCAGCCGGTGGCGGTGTACGAGATGCACCTGGGCAGCTGGATGCACGCCAGTGCCGACCAGCCCTACATCGAGGCCGATGGCAGCGCCAGGCCCCCGATCCAGCCCGCAGACCTCAAGCCCGGTGCCCGCCTGCTCACCTACCCGGAGCTGGCCGACAAGGTGATCCCCTACGTGAAGGCGCGGGGCTTCACCCACATCGAACTGATGCCGATCTCCGAGCATCCCTTCGATGGATCCTGGGGGTATCAGGTCACGGGCTGGTACGCCCCCACCAGCCGCTTCGGCACCCCGGAGGAATTCCGCGCCTTCGTGGACCGCTGCCACGCCGAGGGCATCGGCGTGATCCTTGACTGGGTGCCGGGCCACTTCCCCAAGGATGCCCACGGCCTGGCCTTCTTCGACGGAGCCCATCTCTATGAGCACGCCGATCCCCGCATCGGTGAGCACAAGGAATGGGGCACCCTGATCTTCAACTACAGCCGCAACGAGGTGCGGAATTTCCTGGTGGCGAACCTGGTGTACTGGTTCGAGGAATTCCACATCGACGGCATCCGGGTGGATGCGGTGGCCTCCATGCTCTACCGCGACTACCTCCGGCCCGATGGTGAATGGCTGCCGAATGAACACGGCGGCCGGGAAAACACCGAGGCGGTTCTCTTCCTCCAGCAGGCCAACCATGTGCTGTTCCAGCACTTCCCCGGAGCCCTCTCGATCGCCGAGGAATCCACCACCTGGCCGATGGTGACCCAGCCCACGAACATCGGTGGTCTGGGCTTCAACCTGAAGTGGAACATGGGCTGGATGCACGACATGCTCGACTACTTCGAGCTGGATCCCTGGTTCCGCCAGTTCCACCAGAACAATGTGACGTTCTCGATCTGGTATGCCTACACCGAGAATTTCATGCTGGCCCTCAGCCACGATGAGGTGGTGCACGGCAAGAGCAACCTGCTGCACAAGATGCCTGGCGACGACTGGCAGAAGTTCGCCAACGTGCGCGCCCTGCTGGCCTACATGTGGACCCACCCCGGCAAGAAGACGATCTTCATGGGGATGGAATTCGGTCAGCGGGCCGAATGGAACGTGTGGGGAGATCTGCAGTGGGATCTGCTCAATTACGAGCCACACCTGGGCATCCAGCGCCTGGTGGATGACCTCAACGTGTTCTACAAAGCGGAGCCGGCGCTCTGGGGCGACGACTTCAACGAGTACGGCTTCCAGTGGATCGACTGCAGCGACAACCGCCATTCGGTGATCAGCTTCATGCGACGCGAGAGCGCCACCGGCCGCTGGCTGGTGGTGGTGGCGAACTTCACGCCCCAGAGTCACTCCCACTACCGGGTGGGCGTTCCGGTGGAGGGGTTCTACAGCGAAGTGTTCAACACCGACGCCGAGCGCTACGGCGGCAGCAACCTGGGCAATCTGGGCGGCAAGTTCACCGACAGCTGGGCCGTGCACGGGTATGAGCACTCGCTCGACCTGTGTCTGCCCCCGCTTTCGGTGCTCGTGTTCCAGCGGGATGAGAAACGCAGCCTGGAAGCCGGAGACTTTGCCGCTGCGGCTGCTCTGGCGGCGGCCTGATCGCGCGTTGTCGAATTGTCACGCTCGGGGCCCAACGGCCCGGGAGGCTCCAGAGCCCTTCGGCTAGGTTGCCGGATCGCTTCTCCCTCCTCGCTCCATGGCCGAAACCGCCCCCCTGCTGCTGCGCGCCGCCCGAGGTGAGCAGGTGGAGCGGCCACCCGTGTGGATGATGCGCCAGGCCGGCCGGTACATGAAGGTGTACCGCGACCTGCGCGATCGCCATCCCGGCTTCCGCGAGCGCTCGGAAAACCCCGATCTCTCCTACGAGATCTCGATGCAGCCGTTCCGGGCGTTCCAGCCCGACGGCGTGATCCTCTTCTCCGACATCCTCACTCCCCTGCCGGGGATGGGCATCGACTTCGACATCATCGAGAGCAAGGGGCCGATCATCGAACCCGCGATTCGCACCCGGGCCCAGGTGGATGCCCTGCGACCCCTGAATCCGGCCGAGGCCCTCCCCTTCGTGGGCGAGGTGCTGGGCCGGCTGCGCGCCGATGTGGGCAACGCCGCCGCCGTGCTCGGCTTCGTGGGTGCCCCCTGGACCCTGGCGGCCTATGCCGTGGAAGGGAAGAGCTCCAAGACCTACGCCGTGATCAAGGCGATGGCCTTCCAGGAGCCGGCGCTGCTGCACCAGCTGCTGGGCCACCTGGCCGATTCGATCGCCACCTACGTGCGCTACCAGATCGATTCCGGTGCCCAGGTGGTGCAGCTGTTCGATTCCTGGGCCGGCCAGCTCAGCCCGATCGACTACGACGTGTTCGCGGCGCCGTACCAGAAGCGGGTGATCGATCAGGTGAAGGCCACCCATCCCGATACGCCGCTGATCCTCTACATCTCCGGCAGCGCCGGTGTGCTCGAGCGGATGGGGCGCACCGGCGTGGACATCGTGTCGCTGGACTGGACCGTGGACATGGCCGATGGCTGTGCCCGCCTGCCCCAGCATGTGGGGGTGCAGGGCAACGTGGACCCCGGGCTGCTGTTCGGCAGCCCGGAGGCGATCCGTGAGCGGATTCTGGATACGGTGCGCAAGGCCCGCAGCCGCCGCCACATCCTCAATCTCGGTCACGGGATCCTGCCCGGCACACCGGAAGACAACGCCCGCGTGTTCTTCGAAACCGGCAAGGCCGTGAGCGAGCTGCTCGGAGCCGCCGTTTGAGCGAGGCCCCGGCAGCGCGGCCCCAGGCTTCGGCCAGGCCCCAGGGCTCGGACCGGCCGCAGCGGATCCTGATCACCGGCGCCAGTGGCTGCGTGGGCCAGTACATCAGCGCCCTGCTGCTCCGGGAAACGGATGCGGAGCTGCTGCTGTTGCTCCGCGATCCGTCCAAGCTCAGGGCCGTGCCGGCGGAGGATCCCCGCATCACCCTGCTGGTGGCCGATCTGCGGCAGCTGGGCAGCCCCGAGGTGAGCGCCGTGAACGCCGCCATCGCCACGGCCACCCGGGTGATCCACACCGCCACGGCCTGGGGCGATCCGGAACGGGCCCAGCGCGTGAACGTGGACGCGGTGAAGACGCTGCTGGCCCTCGTCGATCACCAGCGGATCGAACAGGTGATCTACTTCTCCACCGCCTCGGTGCTGGATCGCCGGTTGCGGCTGCTGCCCGAGGCCAGCCAGGTCGGCACCGAATACATCCAGACGAAGGCCCAGTGCCTGCAGCAGCTGGAGCAGCACCCCCTGGCTGGGCGCATCGTGGCCGTGTTTCCCACCCTGGTGTTCGGCGGCCGGGTCGATGGCGGCGGCCCCTTCCCCACCAGCTACCTCACCGCAGGCCTGGCGGAAGCGGCCCGCTGGCTGTGGCTGGCCCGCTGGCTGCGGGCCGATGCCTCCTTCCACTTCATCCACGCCGCCGACATCGCCCGGGTGTGCCTCGTGCTGGCCACGGCCCCGCACCAGCCCAACCCCGAGCCGGGGCAGGGAGCCCTGCGGCGCCTGGTGCTGGGTCAGCCGCCGGTGAGCGTGAACGGCACGGTGCGCAGCCTCTGCCGCTGGCGCGGGGTGTGGTGGCCGCCGTTCGGCCTCGACCTGCGTGGCTGGCTGGTGGAGGGGCTGATCCGGCTGCTGCGCATCGAGGTGAACGCCTGGGACCGCTTCTCCATCCGCCAGCGCCACTTCGTGCACGAGCCGGTGAGCCCACCCGAGCGTTTCGGGGCCAGGAGCCACGCCCCGACGCTGGAAGCGGTGTTCGCCGATGCGGGACTGCCGCGGCGGGGGCGGCTGCCTGCCCCACCGCGGCCATGAGCCGCACCCTGGGTTGGCTGTGCGGGGCTGTGCTGCCAGCTGTGCTGCTGTTGGCGCTGCTGCTGGCGGCGGGCGCGGGCCCTGCCGCCGCCGCCGGCCACCGGGTGCGGCTGGGCACGGCGGAAGGCCTGCTGGCCTTCGAGCCCAGCAGCCTGAGGATCGAGCCCGGCGATGTGGTGACCTTCGAGGTGCAGGGGCTGGGTCCCCACAACCTGATCGTGGCCGGCCATCCGGAGTGGAGCCACGAGAGCCTGGTGTTCGAGGAGGGCACCCGCTGGCAACAGCGCTTCGAGGCGGTGGGGCGCTTCCCGTTCTGGTGCGAGCCCCATCGCTTCGCGGGGATGGAGGGGCTGCTGATCGTGGAGGAGCCGGGAGCGGCGGGCTGAGCCATGTCAACGCAGGCTGAGCCATGTCAAGAATGTTGCGAAGCACCGCGTCGCCCGGCACATCAGCGGCGGCGGCCCCTAAGTTTTTGCGGTAGCCCGTGCCTGAAGCGCCTTTCCATGCGCCGTCTTTTTTCCCTGATCGCTCTCTGCCTGGCGTTGGTGCTGGGTGCCGCTCCCAGCTATGCGGCCGATGTGGCCCATGGGGGCCAGCTGTTCTCAGCCAACTGCGCCGCCTGCCACATGGGCGGTGGCAACGTGGTGAATGCCGAGCGCACCCTCAAGCAGGATGCCCTGGAGGCCTACCTGGCCAACTACAGCAGCGACCATGAGGCCGCCATCGCCTACCAGGTGACCAACGGCAAGAACGCCATGCCAGCCTTCGGCGGCAAGCTCAGCGAAGGCGACATCGCCGACGTGGCCGCCTACGTGGAGGACATGGCCTCCAAGGGCTGGGCCTGATCGGATTGCCTCGTCGCTTCGGCACCCCCCCCCTCCACTGAAGCGACGCTGGCAGCAGGCTTACCTTTCTGCATCCAGCACTCAACCCCGGCATCACGCCGGGGTTTTTTCATGGCGGAACGGAAGGCTCTGGGCAACGGGCGCTGCTGGTGAACAGAGGCGCTGGTGAACAGAGGTGCTGATGGAGATCGCAGCCCTGTGAACATTGATTTTCGCAGACGGTGAACAGCCCATGACTGCACGAGGATCAAGAAACCTATGCATGGTTGAGAATGGCCGTTGCGAGCTTTTCCAATCTCAACCCCGTTGCGATTCCCGGTGTCGGAACTTCCGGAACCGGCTCCCCCTACCCAAGCCTGATCGGAGTGGGAGGGCTCCAGGGTGGCGTCACCAGGGTGGGCGTGACCCTCAAAGGCCTGAGCCATACCTATCCAGACGATGTCGACGTGCTGTTGGTGGCACCCGATGGAACCACCCGATCGCTGGTGATGTCTGACGCCGGCACCAACTTAGACGTCACCGCCGTCAATCTCGCCTTTGATGACAATTTCCCCGACGCCCTCCCCGACAGCGCCCAGATTCTCAGCGGTTCCTACAAGCCCTCCGATTACGGGGCGACTGCAGACGCGTTTCCGGCCCCTGCCCCGGCTGGTCCCTATGCAGCGGATTTCAAGACCTTCAGAGGAGTCAATCCGAACGGCACCTGGCGCCTGTACATCAATGACGATGCCGGCGCGGATAGCGGCAACCTGGCTCAAGGATGGGAACTGCGCCTCTTCCATGGCGCCAACCCCGTCTTCGGTGACGACGGCGACAACCTGATCAAACTGAAAAAGTCCATCAACACCTATGCCGGCGGCCCGGGAGCTGACACCTACAGACTTGGAAAAAAGGCCACACGATCGACCTACCTCAGAAAGCTTGACCATATCACTGACTTCGATACCGTCAACGATCGCATTGATTATGGCTTCAAGGGCCCACGCCCGTTCGGGAAAGACTTTGGCTCCCTGTCTTCCCTGAATGCCAGAGCGCTGAAGAAGAAGTTCAAGCCCAACAAACTGAAGAAGAAAGCCTGGGGAACGTTCACGGTTGGCAGCGGGGGCCCCGAGAGTGAACGCACCTTCCTGATCCTCAACGACCTGAAAGCGGGCTTTCAACTGAAGCGGGACTTCCTGGTGGAAATCACTGGCTACTTTGGCAGCAACGCCCTCACCAATCTCAATGTGATCTGATCTCCATGGGATCTGATCTGGACGCGGTGTTCCCCGGCCGTGGCCAGGGCTACGTCGTGGGGGCATCCTGGCGGCGCTGTTGCAGCACGGCCAGATAGAGATCCTCCGGCACCTCCCGGATGTCGTATTCACTCGGCAGCACACCGTGCACATGGCGATGCACCGCCATCCAGCAGTTGCGCTCCAGGTCACGGGCGGTGGCATCGAACTCCTGCGACGCGGTGGCCAGCTCAACGATCAGGCTCCGGGGGTAGGGCGCGGTCATGGCGGGATGGACAGGGTGAAGTGGCCTCGGCGAGACGATCGCGACGCTGGCGCAGGCGATGGGCCAGAAGGTAGGCCACAGTGGGGTGTCGCTGGGTCTGCCCGAGTGAGCCGCTTCTCCGCCATTGCCATCCCAGCCCTGGTGGCGTTCTGGCTGGCGGGCATCTCCGCCGCCGCCCAGACGGTGATCACCGGCGGCTGCCCGATGGTGGTGCCGGCCAGCCAGCGCGACCTGCAGCCCAAGCGCCTGCCCCCTGATCAGGTGAGCCAGAAGAACAGCCGAGGCTGCCTCTCCCCCCACGACGCGGTCTACGGGCCGGATGGCTGCCCCCTGAAGCTGTGCGGCCCCGAGGCGGGCGTGATTCAGCTGCCGCTGCCGTAAGCCACCTGGCACACGGCGTTGAGCAGCTGGGCCTGGTCCACCGTGGCCGGCACCTGTCCATCGAGCAGGCCCTGCTGGCAGTTGGCGGCACCGGTGAGCTGCCCCTCGCCGCCGAGGCTGTAGTTGAAGCTCACCCCGGCCGTGCCCACGCTCTCCACCGAGCCGTAGTTGAGCTGAATGCTGGTGTTGGGCACCACGATCACCGTGGATTGCTGGTCGGCAGCGGCGTTCACCAACGAACCGATGGCGGCACCGGTGGCCAGACCCGCCACTCCCCACGCCGCTGCGCTGGAACCCCACCAGCCCCAGCCACCCCAGCCCCCGTACCAGCCGTGGTTCCAGGGACGGTGGTTCCAGTAGCCCCCACCGCGCCAGGCGTCATTCCAGCCGTGCAGATCGCGGTTGTAGAAGTTGTTGTTGATGGTCACGCGGTTGAAGCTGTCGCGGTTGCCATCCACCCCGGGGCGCACGCC
This sequence is a window from Cyanobium sp. PCC 7001. Protein-coding genes within it:
- a CDS encoding c-type cytochrome produces the protein MRRLFSLIALCLALVLGAAPSYAADVAHGGQLFSANCAACHMGGGNVVNAERTLKQDALEAYLANYSSDHEAAIAYQVTNGKNAMPAFGGKLSEGDIADVAAYVEDMASKGWA
- a CDS encoding bluetail domain-containing putative surface protein, with translation MAVASFSNLNPVAIPGVGTSGTGSPYPSLIGVGGLQGGVTRVGVTLKGLSHTYPDDVDVLLVAPDGTTRSLVMSDAGTNLDVTAVNLAFDDNFPDALPDSAQILSGSYKPSDYGATADAFPAPAPAGPYAADFKTFRGVNPNGTWRLYINDDAGADSGNLAQGWELRLFHGANPVFGDDGDNLIKLKKSINTYAGGPGADTYRLGKKATRSTYLRKLDHITDFDTVNDRIDYGFKGPRPFGKDFGSLSSLNARALKKKFKPNKLKKKAWGTFTVGSGGPESERTFLILNDLKAGFQLKRDFLVEITGYFGSNALTNLNVI
- the glgB gene encoding 1,4-alpha-glucan branching protein GlgB produces the protein MPVPSLEWLVEDGSRLAECRHDHPFAVLGPQPIESGRWLVRVWMPEADEVLLLRGQQVLPTTTPNHPWVFEAELDHDPGCDYRVRVQRGGITHETHDPWSFREEWMGELDRHLFAEGNHHHIWRRMGAHLVERNGVAGVMFCLWAPNARSVAVLGPFNSWDGRHHPMQSRLGGIWELFIPGLGAGEIYKYEIRNQAGHCYQKADPYGFRHEVRPANASIVHPLGGFAWSDAAWMEERDSRNPLDQPVAVYEMHLGSWMHASADQPYIEADGSARPPIQPADLKPGARLLTYPELADKVIPYVKARGFTHIELMPISEHPFDGSWGYQVTGWYAPTSRFGTPEEFRAFVDRCHAEGIGVILDWVPGHFPKDAHGLAFFDGAHLYEHADPRIGEHKEWGTLIFNYSRNEVRNFLVANLVYWFEEFHIDGIRVDAVASMLYRDYLRPDGEWLPNEHGGRENTEAVLFLQQANHVLFQHFPGALSIAEESTTWPMVTQPTNIGGLGFNLKWNMGWMHDMLDYFELDPWFRQFHQNNVTFSIWYAYTENFMLALSHDEVVHGKSNLLHKMPGDDWQKFANVRALLAYMWTHPGKKTIFMGMEFGQRAEWNVWGDLQWDLLNYEPHLGIQRLVDDLNVFYKAEPALWGDDFNEYGFQWIDCSDNRHSVISFMRRESATGRWLVVVANFTPQSHSHYRVGVPVEGFYSEVFNTDAERYGGSNLGNLGGKFTDSWAVHGYEHSLDLCLPPLSVLVFQRDEKRSLEAGDFAAAAALAAA
- the hemE gene encoding uroporphyrinogen decarboxylase, whose amino-acid sequence is MAETAPLLLRAARGEQVERPPVWMMRQAGRYMKVYRDLRDRHPGFRERSENPDLSYEISMQPFRAFQPDGVILFSDILTPLPGMGIDFDIIESKGPIIEPAIRTRAQVDALRPLNPAEALPFVGEVLGRLRADVGNAAAVLGFVGAPWTLAAYAVEGKSSKTYAVIKAMAFQEPALLHQLLGHLADSIATYVRYQIDSGAQVVQLFDSWAGQLSPIDYDVFAAPYQKRVIDQVKATHPDTPLILYISGSAGVLERMGRTGVDIVSLDWTVDMADGCARLPQHVGVQGNVDPGLLFGSPEAIRERILDTVRKARSRRHILNLGHGILPGTPEDNARVFFETGKAVSELLGAAV
- a CDS encoding plastocyanin/azurin family copper-binding protein; this encodes MSRTLGWLCGAVLPAVLLLALLLAAGAGPAAAAGHRVRLGTAEGLLAFEPSSLRIEPGDVVTFEVQGLGPHNLIVAGHPEWSHESLVFEEGTRWQQRFEAVGRFPFWCEPHRFAGMEGLLIVEEPGAAG
- a CDS encoding NAD(P)-dependent oxidoreductase; translated protein: MSEAPAARPQASARPQGSDRPQRILITGASGCVGQYISALLLRETDAELLLLLRDPSKLRAVPAEDPRITLLVADLRQLGSPEVSAVNAAIATATRVIHTATAWGDPERAQRVNVDAVKTLLALVDHQRIEQVIYFSTASVLDRRLRLLPEASQVGTEYIQTKAQCLQQLEQHPLAGRIVAVFPTLVFGGRVDGGGPFPTSYLTAGLAEAARWLWLARWLRADASFHFIHAADIARVCLVLATAPHQPNPEPGQGALRRLVLGQPPVSVNGTVRSLCRWRGVWWPPFGLDLRGWLVEGLIRLLRIEVNAWDRFSIRQRHFVHEPVSPPERFGARSHAPTLEAVFADAGLPRRGRLPAPPRP